In Coccidioides posadasii str. Silveira chromosome 4, complete sequence, one genomic interval encodes:
- the SEC16 gene encoding vesicle coat component (antiSMASH:Cluster_4.1~EggNog:ENOG410PGB4~COG:U~BUSCO:369at33183), which produces MAEDRVLGHESGLSTDAIHLGAWNPAHRPEDCSDSILHEVATQISVPIQTPDLAPCPPTEFELEHRDPEASHPDSILDETKDVEYLQAFPEAPTRLENSGHVDITGSEYMQSIEKTREGAVIDSNNGSPFIDSFKGSDDDTGTNTFPDDNIDFQAMIGQTHDDTRDVRDRSTDAHVEDLSTQLVTEPYSAENDKVNSWNSVFADDEDGGDFFSQISSQSKPTVAHLESEPRSDDMASHLSNGNVQPSNESQQTKAIDSLFQEDESTGEADFFNSQAPAHVEPSLELLSETQPNSMPEDHPLPSLDPGKELPHHQSVAVVQDEEPEVIRPAEPGVAEDLGEEELAERWKAFLGDDDILIENETLDGSIEGANTQTAEYQRHPVQPASQVGSEPPPVNTYTPHQPSSSEMLGGLPAAGYSSTLGNLTNSEKSKVESFSNQSKAGYQSPYDLPLDMRPKHAPPRKIAPPVGVNPPPRSSSMSRSRPPSSSYMVPGPNFSPVAAPPPLSGPDTTPPSTKEPVRTGSFFEELPVVSRSRPSTRGRYTPQPNVSQPASNLPMAPVAPPRSLPQQSSDPYSQFQLQPPARLDPYSNLSAPPPQPAPTTSRYSPQPPPPGTKPAPFPRYSPAPPQSAGMTSSATYVSQSPTVQTSVNALPFQPRTSSPLAQHETAKSYPSPPRKRDSLPVTSTIPTSSVPQFGSDSQIVPPKRSMTQSPGRMMPLQSSVASNQNAYVRPASAHGSKSSIQAPLLQSAYSPAVNNRPTQALDFVVPTDGQEHDPLERWKGAPIFKFGFGGTLLSTFPKHIPRYATGQMTPRIKPTLGDIKTCPISQILPHNEPLDKFPGPLKSKSKKKDVLTWLSTMISALESAPSTTDGHVDPVHQHRREDGILLWKVVRVLVEHDGALRGSTAAEASLQSIFSPGSMAMNSQFEYPSTADSVSGSLKSESASGLGIDVIHKSLVAGDRQKAVWDAVDHRLWGHAMLISSTLDKSVWKQVTQEFIRREVRSLGKNTESLAALYEIFAGNFEESIDELVPPSARAGLQMVSVHAGTGAPKDALEGLNKWRDTVNLILQNKSAQDHQALRALGRLLASYGRVEASHICSLVAGTAAGPIFGDAHDPQASIVLLGADHWRNPTTFMVEREACLLTEVYEFATSVLAASPSPSLAHLQAFKLRHAMYLAEEGHKSEAQQYCEAIVSIVTSKSNVKSPYYHQRFFAELDELSHRLRQAPTDGSSSWISKPSMEKVSGSMWAKFNSFVSGDDNEVTSNGSGKGGDGDIGPFAKIAGTPPISRSPSVAEGYGSYFPSQPVAPSSSGSRYAPNSQYYAPYSSPEQSRGRRSLDAQRSPPQTAGRSYSQRRNSQDPSTPLEGNAYGSMPNHIYASPATIGSHTTPPQASHAPLAPVEEIYSPQIQSPTGEMPAIQTLPDGFGINQTGYMPLAEQVTRNDETNLKTTTTEQSGYQPPTYEPPSFSTGYEAPSYSANVEDNEHSDEEKPKKKSFMDDDDDDFMARAAQLRASEKEKMDREAAEAFRKAAEADAKRPPATEKKGWFSGWFGKKESSGAVRADLGDENSFYFDKELNRWVNKKDPGSAATAAVTPPPPKSSAPSSQSVSTSQTPTNPNLTNGRPGPSTVPGGALSAPPPGIAPLPTPPSSSLGPPSDSPRAIPRSVSAGAPTGPPSRPGTSLSNASSIDDLLGAPQARKGGTMKTRRKGRGYVDVMAK; this is translated from the exons ATGGCAGAAGATCGGGTGTTGGGCCATGAAAGCGGCCTGTCCACAGATGCGATCCATCTCGGGGCATGGAATCCGGCGCACAGGCCCGAAGATTGTTCTGACTCCATTCTACATGAGGTCGCTACCCAAATCTCCGTCCCTATCCAAACTCCAGATCTTGCCCCGTGCCCACCTACAGAATTTGAACTAGAACACCGCGATCCAGAAGCGTCCCATCCTGATAGCATTCTCGATGAGACTAAGGATGTGGAATACCTACAGGCATTCCCTGAGGCTCCGACAAGGTTAGAGAATAGTGGCCATGTGGATATAACTGGCTCTGAGTATATGCAATCAATTGAGAAGACTCGAGAGGGTGCTGTTATTGACTCGAACAATGGCTCACCGTTCATTGATTCTTTCAAAGGATCAGACGATGACACGGGAACAAACACCTTTCCTGACGACAACATCGACTTTCAGGCGATGATCGGACAAACACATGACGATACAAGGGACGTTCGGGATCGGTCTACTGATGCCCATGTGGAAGACCTATCTACTCAGCTCGTGACTGAACCTTATTCGGCAGAGAATGACAAGGTCAACTCGTGGAACAGCGTATTCGCAGACGACGAAGATGGCGGTGACTTTTTTAGCCAAATAAGCTCTCAATCAAAACCAACGGTCGCCCACTTAGAGTCTGAACCACGTTCTGATGATATGGCTTCCCACTTGAGCAATGGCAATGTCCAGCCTTCCAATGAAAGCCAGCAAACCAAAGCGATCGACTCACTATTCCAGGAGGATGAGTCGACAGGCGAGGCCGACTTTTTCAATTCACAGGCCCCGGCTCACGTAGAGCCTAGTCTTGAGCTACTGTCTGAAACGCAGCCCAATTCTATGCCAGAAGACCACCCGTTGCCAAGTCTTGATCCTGGAAAAGAGTTACCTCACCACCAATCCGTGGCTGTGGTCCAAGATGAAGAGCCAGAAGTAATACGTCCGGCTGAACCTGGAGTAGCCGAGGATCTTGGAGAGGAGGAATTAGCTGAGCGGTGGAAGGCATTTCTAGGAGACGATGATATATTGATCGAAAATGAAACCCTCGACGGATCAATTGAAGGCGCCAATACGCAGACAGCAGAGTACCAACGCCACCCAGTGCAGCCTGCATCACAGGTTGGGTCCGAACCGCCTCCAGTCAATACTTACACTCCGCATCAGCCATCATCGTCAGAAATGCTTGGAGGTTTACCAGCGGCAGGTTACTCTTCGACCCTCGGAAATTTAACCAATTCAGAGAAATCGAAAGTCGAGAGCTTCTCAAATCAATCCAAGGCTGGATACCAATCCCCGTATGACTTGCCATTGGACATGCGCCCAAAGCATGCACCTCCTCGCAAGATTGCTCCCCCGGTTGGAGTAAATCCTCCACCTCGCAGTAGCTCTATGTCAAGATCCCGCCCGCCAAGTTCATCCTACATGGTTCCAGGCCCGAACTTCTCTCCTGTGGCAGCTCCGCCGCCCCTTTCAGGTCCCGATACAACCCCTCCATCAACCAAAGAACCCGTTAGGACTGGAAGCTTTTTCGAAGAGCTTCCTGTGGTGTCAAGGTCCCGCCCGTCGACTCGCGGGCGCTACACTCCGCAGCCAAATGTGTCTCAACCGGCCAGTAATTTGCCGATGGCGCCGGTGGCACCACCACGTTCTCTCCCACAACAAAGTAGTGACCCTTATTCTCAATTTCAACTGCAACCTCCTGCGCGTTTGGATCCGTATTCAAATCTCTCTGCGCCTCCTCCACAACCGGCTCCTACAACTTCTCGTTATTCACCCCAACCTCCGCCGCCAGGCACGAAACCTGCCCCTTTTCCCCGTTATTCCCCTGCCCCACCTCAGTCAGCAGGTATGACAAGCTCAGCGACGTATGTATCGCAGTCACCTACTGTGCAAACCTCTGTCAATGCACTTCCATTCCAACCCCGAACCTCAAGTCCCTTAGCCCAACATGAAACAGCCAAGTCATATCCATCTCCACCACGAAAACGGGACTCTTTACCAGTTACGTCGACTATTCCAACGTCCAGTGTTCCCCAGTTCGGATCAGATTCACAAATTGTTCCACCCAAACGATCCATGACTCAGTCCCCAGGCAGAATGATGCCTCTTCAAAGCTCCGTTGCGTCGAACCAAAACGCCTACGTCAGGCCTGCATCAGCTCATGGTTCAAAATCATCAATACAGGCACCCCTATTGCAATCCGCCTACTCCCCAGCTGTCAACAATCGTCCTACTCAAGCTCTGGATTTTGTTGTACCAACGGATGGCCAGGAGCACGACCCTCTTGAACGTTGGAAAGGGGCTCCGATTTTCAAATTTGGATTCGGCGGAACTCTCTTGTCCACTTTCCCAAAGCATATCCCCCGATATGCCACAGGCCAGATGACCCCTCGGATCAAACCCACACTTGGTGATATTAAAACATGCCCAATCAGCCAAATTCTCCCGCATAACGAACCACTGGACAAATTTCCAGGACCCCTAAAGTCCAAATCTAAGAAGAAGGACGTCTTAACCTGGCTCTCTACCATGATATCCGCCCTTGAAAGTGCCCCATCAACAACTGATGGCCATGTTGATCCTGTGCACCAACACCGCCGTGAAGACGGTATCTTACTTTGGAAGGTCGTGAGAGTTTTAGTGGAACATGATGGAGCACTAAGAGGTTCTACAGCGGCAGAGGCTAGTCTTCAAAGTATATTCTCTCCTGGAAGCATGGCGATGAATTCTCAATTCGAATACCCAAGTACCGCCGACTCTGTTAGTGGGTCATTGAAATCTGAGTCTGCCAGCGGTTTAGGGATCGATGTTATCCACAAAAGCCTCGTGGCCGGCGATCGACAAAAAGCCGTATGGGACGCAGTCGATCATCGCTTGTGGGGTCATGCAATGCTTATTTCATCTACCCTCGACAAATCGGTGTGGAAGCAGGTTACCCAAGAATTCATTCGTCGCGAAGTTCGATCTTTGGGCAAAAATACAGAATCTTTAGCAGCCCTGTACGAGATATTTGCGGGCAATTTTGAAGAGAGCATTGACGAGCTCGTACCTCCCTCTGCAAGAGCTGGTCTCCAGATGGTCAGCGTGCATGCTGGCACCGGCGCCCCCAAGGATGCTCTTGAAGGCTTAAACAAATGGAGGGATACGGTGAACCTAATATTGCAAAACAAAAGTGCCCAAGACCACCAGGCCCTCCGGGCGCTCGGTCGACTCCTTGCGTCTTACGGAAGAGTCGAGGCATCACATATTTGCTCTTTAGTGGCTGGGACGGCGGCTGGCCCCATCTTTGGTGATGCGCACGACCCCCAAGCTAGTATCGTTCTTCTAGGTGCCGACCATTGGCGAAACCCAACAACCTTCATGGTGGAACGTGAGGCTTGCTTGCTGACAGAAGTATACGAATTCGCGACATCTGTTCTGGCCGCTTCACCTTCCCCTAGCCTGGCGCACCTTCAAGCTTTCAAGCTACGGCATGCGATGTATCTTGCTGAGGAGGGTCATAAGTCCGAAGCTCAACAATACTGCGAAGCAATTGTTTCCATTGTAACCTCGAAGTCGAACGTGAAATCACCGTATTATCATCAAAGATTTTTTGCTGAATTGGATGAGCTGTCACACCGTTTGAGACAGGCTCCTACGGACGGTTCGTCGTCGTGGATATCAAAGCCTAGCATGGAGAAAGTGTCGGGATCGATGTGGGCCAAATTTAACAGTTTCGTTTCCGGTGATGATAACGAGGTGACATCCAATGGATCAGGGAAGGGAGGAGACGGAGATATTGGCCCATTTGCCAAAATTGCAGGTACTCCCCCTATCAGCAGATCTCCCTCAGTTGCGGAGGGATATGGATCATACTTCCCTTCTCAGCCGGTTGCTCCATCGTCCTCGGGTTCTCGATATGCTCCTAATAGCCAGTATTATGCTCCCTATTCTTCTCCCGAACAGTCTCGTGGTCGTCGATCCCTAGATGCCCAAAGGTCCCCTCCCCAAACTGCAGGTCGTTCCTATTCGCAGCGCCGCAATTCTCAGGATCCTTCGACGCCGTTAGAGGGCAATGCCTACGGATCAATGCCAAATCATATTTACGCGTCACCTGCCACTATCGGCTCTCATACAACACCTCCTCAAGCAAGTCATGCACCTCTCGCACCTGTAGAAGAAATTTATTCTCCCCAAATTCAATCTCCTACTGGTGAAATGCCTGCTATACAAACCCTTCCTGATGGTTTTGGCATAAACCAGACGGGATACATGCCATTAGCGGAGCAAGTTACGAGAAATGATGAAACAAACCTTAAAACGACGACAACAGAACAGAGTGGATACCAGCCACCCACTTATGAGCCGCCATCCTTCAGTACTGGCTACGAAGCTCCCTCGTACTCTGCTAATGTTGAAGACAACGAGCATtcagatgaagagaaaccAAAGAAGAAGTCCTTCAtggatgatgacgatgatgattttATGGCTCGCGCAGCCCAACTCCGAGCTTctgaaaaggaaaaaatggATCGTGAGGCAGCTGAGGCCTTTAGAAAAGCTGCAGAAGCTGATG CCAAACGACCCCCTGCTACGGAGAAGAAAGGTTGGTTTTCTGGATGGTTTggaaagaaagagagcagCGGTGCCGTTCGCGCAGACCTCGGCGACGAGAATTCATTCTATTTTGATAAAGAGTTGAATAGGTGGGTTAATAAGAAAGACCCCGGCAGTGCCGCCACTGCAGCGGTTACTCCACCCCCGCCCAAGAGCTCTGCACCATCAAGCCAGTCTGTGAGCACTTCCCAAACACCAACAAACCCCAATCTTACGAATGGACGACCGGGTCCTTCAACTGTTCCAGGAGGGGCATTATCAGCCCCTCCCCCAGGCATCGCACCATTACCCACTCCGCCGTCAAGCTCCTTGGGACCACCATCCGACAGCCCACGTGCAATCCCAAGATCTGTATCGGCCGGCGCTCCCACAGGACCCCCATCACGCCCTGGTACATCATTGAGTAATGCAAGCTCCATTGATGATCTTCTTGGAGCCCCCCAAGCACGAAAGGGTGGTACAATGAAAACACGGAGAAAGGGCCGTGGTTATGTTGATGTCATGGCGAAATGA